The following proteins are co-located in the Actinomycetes bacterium genome:
- the rpsI gene encoding 30S ribosomal protein S9 — translation MTKQAEEVEQTEAVEQTEEAAPAVPTVSVTAGSEAATGRRKEAVARVRIVAGSGEWQVNGRTLAEYFPNKVHQQLVASPLALTGTLGQFDVIANIHGGGASGQAGALRLAVARALNDFDTEAFRPELKKAGFLSRDARVKERKKYGLKKARKAPQYSKR, via the coding sequence ATGACTAAGCAGGCTGAAGAGGTTGAGCAGACCGAAGCGGTTGAGCAGACCGAGGAAGCTGCCCCGGCAGTGCCCACTGTGTCCGTGACCGCTGGCAGCGAGGCCGCCACCGGGCGTCGCAAGGAAGCCGTGGCGCGGGTTCGGATCGTAGCCGGATCGGGTGAGTGGCAGGTGAACGGTCGCACGTTGGCGGAGTACTTCCCCAACAAGGTGCACCAGCAGCTGGTGGCCAGCCCATTGGCGCTCACCGGCACGTTGGGTCAGTTTGACGTCATCGCCAATATCCACGGTGGCGGCGCCTCCGGCCAGGCTGGTGCGTTGCGACTAGCAGTGGCGCGGGCACTGAACGACTTCGACACTGAAGCCTTCCGGCCAGAGCTGAAGAAGGCTGGTTTCCTCAGCCGCGACGCTCGGGTCAAGGAGCGCAAGAAGTACGGCCTTAAGAAGGCGCGTAAGGCACCGCAGTACTCCAAGCGCTGA
- the rplM gene encoding 50S ribosomal protein L13 encodes MRTYTPKPGDVERQWHVIDATDVVLGRLASHAAKLLRGKHKPTFAPHVDSGDFVIVINANKVALSGSKPTDKLDYRHSNYPGGLSSTSYGELREENPRRLIEKAVGGMLPHNTLGRQQLTKLKVYSGPDHPHGAQQPQPYEITQVAQ; translated from the coding sequence GTGCGCACCTACACGCCCAAGCCGGGTGACGTCGAGCGACAGTGGCATGTCATCGACGCCACCGACGTAGTGCTCGGCCGGCTTGCCAGCCACGCAGCGAAGTTGCTGCGTGGTAAGCACAAGCCGACCTTCGCGCCGCACGTCGATTCTGGCGACTTTGTCATCGTCATCAATGCGAACAAGGTCGCGTTGAGCGGCTCGAAGCCGACCGACAAATTGGACTACCGCCACTCCAACTATCCCGGTGGTTTGTCCAGCACCTCCTACGGCGAACTGCGTGAAGAAAATCCGCGGCGGCTGATCGAGAAGGCGGTGGGTGGCATGCTGCCGCACAACACTCTCGGTCGGCAGCAGTTGACCAAGTTGAAGGTCTACAGTGGCCCGGACCATCCGCATGGCGCGCAGCAGCCGCAACCCTACGAGATCACCCAGGTGGCCCAGTGA